Proteins from a single region of Gordonia hongkongensis:
- a CDS encoding helicase-associated domain-containing protein: MADVGIDDGAQVRSTEQEALANVRAVLELCASGQLKCSAKTARPSAATVKTVASHLVNGDFYVDEAIAAFAWPLLVQSAGLAKLDGTRLTLTPKGHAALRNRPEEVILAVWRRWLTHGAIDEFGRIEAIKGQRGANVLSAVKRRRSTVADGLATCPLGEWIEIDDLFATMRRKRLSPTIARSERALWRLHILDPEYGSFGYDGHHGWSLLEGRYTMAVTFEYAGTLGLFDLDYRDPVGARTDYHSNWGSDFLETLSRYDGLRRIRLTPLGAYALGLTDTFTPTEDLDEISPLTALPNLDIVVARGITHTERLTLAAFATQTADHTWNVSPTTLTAALGAGRDLTEFTDYLHRRAEHELPSTLTTLIEDVRRRGAQLIDRGPLRVIECVDPATAMLIAHDRRLRPLCHLLGDRFLGVQPEHESKFRTALLKLGFGLPAE, translated from the coding sequence GTGGCGGACGTAGGTATTGATGACGGCGCCCAGGTTCGATCGACCGAACAGGAAGCGCTGGCCAATGTGCGGGCGGTCCTGGAACTGTGCGCATCTGGGCAACTCAAATGCAGTGCGAAGACCGCGCGCCCATCGGCGGCCACGGTGAAGACTGTCGCCAGCCATCTTGTCAACGGCGACTTCTATGTCGACGAGGCGATCGCCGCGTTCGCCTGGCCACTACTCGTCCAGTCCGCCGGGCTGGCCAAGTTAGACGGCACTCGCCTCACGTTGACACCGAAAGGTCATGCTGCTCTACGCAACCGGCCGGAGGAGGTCATCCTCGCCGTGTGGCGCAGATGGCTCACGCACGGGGCGATCGATGAGTTCGGCCGAATCGAGGCGATCAAGGGGCAGCGCGGCGCCAACGTGCTCAGCGCGGTGAAGCGGCGCCGTTCAACCGTCGCCGATGGACTGGCCACCTGTCCTCTGGGCGAGTGGATCGAGATCGACGACCTCTTCGCCACCATGCGTCGGAAGCGCCTCAGCCCGACCATCGCCAGAAGTGAACGGGCATTGTGGCGGCTCCATATTCTCGATCCCGAGTACGGGAGCTTCGGATACGACGGACATCATGGTTGGTCATTGCTCGAGGGCCGGTACACGATGGCGGTGACTTTCGAATACGCCGGCACGCTGGGCCTGTTCGATCTCGACTACCGAGATCCAGTCGGCGCCCGTACGGACTATCACAGCAATTGGGGGAGCGACTTCCTCGAGACCCTCAGCCGATACGACGGTCTTCGACGAATCCGGCTGACACCGCTCGGCGCCTATGCGTTGGGCCTCACCGACACCTTCACGCCGACTGAGGATCTCGACGAGATCTCACCGTTGACGGCGTTGCCGAACCTCGACATCGTGGTTGCCCGCGGCATCACCCACACCGAGAGACTCACCCTCGCCGCCTTCGCCACCCAAACCGCCGACCACACCTGGAACGTGTCGCCGACCACCCTGACCGCAGCCCTCGGGGCAGGGCGCGACCTCACCGAGTTCACCGACTACCTACACCGTCGCGCTGAACACGAACTGCCTTCGACGCTCACCACTCTGATAGAAGATGTCCGCCGGCGGGGAGCGCAACTCATCGACCGCGGACCTCTTCGCGTGATCGAGTGCGTCGATCCGGCCACCGCGATGCTCATCGCCCATGACCGCAGGCTCCGCCCGCTGTGCCATCTGCTCGGAGACCGATTCTTGGGTGTCCAACCCGAGCATGAGTCGAAGTTCCGGACCGCTCTGCTCAAGCTCGGGTTCGGCCTACCCGCGGAGTGA